GAGAACAACCGGTCCACCGAGGAAAAATCGGTGAGGGAACCATCGTCGCGGAGGATTGGCATCGTCGCGTCGAACGTGATCGGTTCGGGGATGTCGATCACCACTTCCCATCGGTGGAGGTTGGGATAGTGGGGGGAGAGCCGGGCGAACACGGAGTCTTCCGCATGCATCCGTCCCGCAAGGGAAGAAGCGTTTCGGTCGAACGGATTGGTTTCGTCAAACGGTCGCTCCTGCGCCACGGAGAGCAGGGCGCCGCTCCGGACGGATGCGATCAAAGCGAAGGCGGGATTCCTGACCGTCTGAGCGAGACGGTAGAACGAAGGATCATCCAGTCCGTACAGATCCTCCTCCTTGATATCCCCGTCCCGAAGCGCCGACAGGAGCGCTTCCTTGATCATCGCCGTCGCGGAACGGACATCCTTGTGCCAGTAGACGGTCCGGTACATCAGGTACTTGGCGAACAGAACATGTTCCACCGAGGTGATGGCCCGTTCGGCAAGCGCCGGTTTTCCTTCCGCTTGGGACAAGCTCCGGATGATGTACGGAGCGTCCTGGAATCCATAGGGGATGCCGCAGAAGAACGCGTCACGGTTCAGGTAGTCCAGTTTGTCGGGATCCAACGTGCCGGACAATAGGGATCGGAAGAACCGAATCTCCGTATCGTCCGTCTTCCGGTCCGTGTCAATGATGTCTGCGACGGAAGCGGGATCGGCGCCGGCGTTTCGCACCGCGTCGTTCAGCGGCCCCGGAGAAAGGATCAGATCGGCGGCAAGTTCCTCATGCTGTTTCAGCGCGAGTTCCTTCAGGGAGTGGGCGTAGGGGAAGTGGCCGATGTCATGCAGCAGAGCGGCGACAAGGAAGGAGTGGATCCCTTCCCAGGTGAAAAACGGGTGTTTCCTGACGGGACAGCAGGGAAAGAATGATCTCGTTGGACAGGTGATAGACCCCCAGCGAATGTTCCAGGCGGGTGTGGACGGCGGATGGATAGACCAGGCTGACCGGGCCCAATTGCCGGATGCGTCCCAGCTTCTGGAACACATCCGTCCGGACGATGGCGTCAATTGCAGGACTGATGCGGATGTCCTTCCACAGGGCGTCCCGGATGGTCAGGGTCTCTTCCGCCAAAAGGCGGGAAAGCAACGTTGCAGCGTTCATGGTTCCATCGTACAAAGCGATTTGACAAAAGGGAAGTGCCATACCATGATGGAAGCCATGAGACGCCTACCCCTGATCATGGTACTCTTTTGCCTAGCCCTGCCGCTGTCCGCCGGGGTGGAGCAGTCGTTGGGGCTGTGGGGAAACAAGGTCGAGCCGGTGGATGGAAAAATCGGAGTGTTGTCTGACGATGGGACGCATGCGGCTTTGGTCCGCGGGATGCTCTCCCAGCCGTACAGCCTCACCTGGGTGGAGACCTACGTGGCGGAGGAAAACCGCCCCTCATTCACCACGGTGTATGGCGAGATGCTCGCATCCTTGTTGCCTCAGACCGGTTTCGTGCTGGGGGCGGAGAGCGAGGAGGGGGCGTTTGTTACCGTTCCCGTCCGGCTTTCCGATGGACGGTATCTGACGCTCTCATTCCATGATGACCTGCTTGTCGCCCTTACGCTATGAAAAAGCCCGCCGGTGAAGGCGGGCCAGAACAATCGTTCGCTTCCGGTCACTGACTTTGTTTGTTTCCGTACAGCAAATCAAAATACTCCATGTCGGTGGAAAGCACTTTGTTCAACGACGGAATGGTCTTGCGGTAGCTTTCCAACGTTCTCCACAGCCGGAAGAATTCCGGGTCGGCCTGATAGGCGTCCGCGTAAATCTTGGTTGCCTGGGCGTCGGCGACACCTTTGATCCGTTCGCTTTCCGCGTAGGCGGTGGAGAGGATGGACTTCTGTTCGTTCTCCATCTTTCCTTGCCACTGTGCCAGCTGGCCTCTGCCGTAGGAGCGGTACGCCTCGGCGATCTGGTTCCTTTCCTTGATCATCCGTTGGTAGACACTCTCCGTCAGGTCGTCGCTGTAGCGGATCTGCCGGATGATGATGTCGATCAACTGGATGCCATAGGCATCGGTGAACTTGCTCGCCTGGGTGAACATCATCTGGCTGAGTTTTTCACGGCCGAGGCGGATCGTCTCCTGCTTGGTGTTGGTCTTGGTCAGCGAGCGAAGCGTTTCGGCGTCCTCGATGTTCTCCATGTTCTGCACCTGTTCCGTCATCTGGATGTCGTTGATCTGGTTGGAGTTGCGGACCGCCTCGTTGAGGTAGTTGTCCGAAATCACCGTCCGGATGGAACTGTCCAGGATGTCATTCAGGCGCAACAGGCCGTTGTCCACCGTGTTGACCGACTCGTAGAACTTCGCCGGATCGGTGATCTTCCACCGCGCCGTGGTGTCAACCCAGATGAACTGGTTCTCTTTGGTCGGGATGCGCTGGGCGTCTCCGTCCCAAGAGAGGATCTTCTTCGGATAGACGACGACGTTGTCCACCAGCGGCATCTTGAACTTCAGGCCTGCCGTCGTCTGGGTGTCGACAATCTTGCCGAAGCGGGTGACGACCGCCTGTTCCCCTTCGTTGATCACATAGAATGGCCCCAGCAGGAGGAAAATGATCAGGACGACCAGAACGATCACCAGCGTGGTGATCAGTTTTTTCATGGTGATGGCTTTCATTTGGAACCTCCCACCATCTGCACCGGCAGATAGTTCGCCAAGGATTTGTCGATCAACGTGACCGAACCACCATCGGTGGGGTTGATCACCGATTCCATCGTCTCAATGTACAGACGGGTCTTGGTGATATCCTTGCTCTTCTCGTATTCCTCACGGACGCTGTTGAACCGTGCCACGTCACCTTGCGCGTTGTTGACCCGTTCGGCGGCGTATCCGTTGGCCTGTTGGATCAGCTGGCTTGCTTCACCTTGCGCCGAAGGGATCACCTTGTTGTAGTTCTCCTTGCCTTCGTTGATGTACCGGTTCATGTCCTGGACCGCCTTGTTGACATCCTCGAACGCGTCCTGCACGTCCCCGGCAGGAGGAACGGTGTTCTGCAGCTTCACCGTGACGACCCGGACGCCGAGATGGTAGGTATCGAACAACGTCTGCATCATGTTCTGCGCCTCGACTTCCATTTCGGTCCGTTTGCTGGTCATGACGGAGAGGATGGGAAGATCTCCCACCAGCTGGTTCATCACGCTCTGGGAGATGTCACGGATCGTGATCTCTCCTTTCTGTACGTTGAACAGCCAATCCTTGGGGTTCTCCACCTTGTACTGGACGATCCACTCCACGTTGATGATGTTCAGGTCCCCGGTGAGCATCTCACTTTCCTGGGGGACGCTGCTGGATACCAGAAGCGGTGTGTTTTTCGCCGTGCTCCGATAGCCGAAACTCATTGTGTTCACCACCTGCGTGGCGATGTTGTAGTTCTTCTCAATCCCGAATGGGATCTTCATCTGCAAGCCAGGACCGACGGTGCGGTTGTATTTTCCGAACCGGGTTACCACTGCCTGTTCCGTCTGGTCAACGACGAAGAAGCTTCCCATGACCAGCGCGATCGCCACGATGGCTACGATGATCCAGATGACCAGCTTGGGGCTGATGTGCTGGAACGAGGGTTTCACCTGGCGCGCGCGTTGTGTATTGAATTCCATACGCCTTCCTTCTTCCATCAATGTACTTGCCGCCATCCGCCCGGTCAAGGGAACTGGACGAATCAGCGGGATATTCGTATGTTGGACTGCAAGGAGCATAACCAATGCATGACATCAATGAAGTGAATGCGTTTTTGAAAAAGGCGGGGACGTACTACCTCGCCACAATGGATGGGGACCAGCCGCGGGTACGGCCGTTCGGCACCAGCACGATCTATCAGGGAAAACTGTATATCCAGACGGGAAAGAAAAAGAGTGTTGCCCACCAAATCGCCAAGAATCCCAAGGTGGAGATCTGCGCGTTCCAGGATGGAACATGGCTCCGCCTCTCGGGTACCTTGGTGGAGGATCCTGACCTGAAGGCCCAGGAGTGGATGCTTTCCCAGTATCCGGAGCTCGGCGGCATGTACAAGGTAGGGGATGGAAACAACATGGTCCTGTATTTCAAGGACGCTACCGCTGTGTTCAGCTCCTTCTCCGCGGCTCCGTATACGGTGAAATTCTGATTCAGTTTGCTTCCCGGGCGACGGGGAGGACGGTGTACTTGGGGATGACGCGGCAGGGGTGGTAGCTGAGTTTGCTCTGCCTCAGCCCCATGTCCCCGACATCTTCCTCCCAGTTGATGTACTGGATCCGCTCATCGGCAAACCGTTTGGCGAATTCATGGCTGATCATCTCGCAGGCGCCTTTGATCTTGTGGTCGGCCTTCTCGATGTGGACGTACAGCGTATCCTTGACGATCTCCCCCATGGAGAAGGCGCGGATGGTACCCTCGGAGCGGAGTACGCCCCCCAGCATCCCATAGACATCGTTGTGGTCCAGCACCTCGAACACCTTCGCCTGTTCTTCCTTGAAGACCTGGGAGTTCTTTTCGTCGATCAGGCCGGAGGAAAGATAGAATTCCTTCACCTGGGGAATGTCCTGTTCCGTCAGATCGGTGAATGTGTATCCGGGGTGGCTCTTTTTGAAGAAATCAATGTCGTTGCGTTTGCCATGGAACTTTCTTCCCGCCAGCGTCAGCAACTCCTCTTTGGCGTACAGGTAGTCCCCCCAATCGGGTTCGGGAAGTTCCTGGATGGGAAAGTAGGAGTTGATCATGGCGACATCATCGTCGGTCATCGTGCAGAACGCCACAGGGATGTCCATCACGGCGCAGTACTGGTCGATCTCAGCCAGCGCCGCGTGGATGTCTGGTCCCAGGGGGAGCATGAAGCAGGGCTTTCCTTCGTTGTTCAGTTCCTTGATCACCAAGGTATCATGAAACAGGGCGTATTCCGCCTGATAATAGTCCCTCCACATGAAGAGACCGCCGACGGTATAGTCGCAGGTGCGGCTTACCGCATAGTCGAAGAACGGACGGACGACGGCAATGTCTTCCAGTCCGAGCGGCTTGAACTTAAGCATGGGGCCCCTTTGCGGGGCCGGCTAAGTGGATGGCCATACAGCTCCTCGTATTCGCTTTGAAGAATCGATTATCTGATGGTGATACTACCAATTTCATCAGGAAAGTCAATATGGGGGGAAAGGGTGGACTTTGCTTGCAGTTTCCCGCCTTTCTGTCTATGATTGTCCGTATGAAAAAACGTCTGGTCACTTCCGCATTGCCGTATGTCAACAACATCCCGCACCTGGGGAACCTGCTGCAGGTGCTTTCCGCCGATGTCTTCGCCCGTTTCTGCCGTTCCAAAGGGTATGAGACCCTGTATGTCTGTGGTACGGACGAATATGGGACCGCCACGGAAACCCGTGCCATCCAGGAACATGTCACACCCAGGGAACTGTGCGACCATTACCACAAGATCCATCGGGACATCTATCGCTGGTTCAACATCAGCTTTGATTATTTCGGGCGTACCAGTACTCCGAAACAGACGGAGATCGTCCAGGATATTTTCCGCCGGGTGTATGATGCCGGCTACATCACCGAGCATGAGCAGGAGCAGCTGTACTGCCCCCACTGCCAGCGGTTCCTGGCTGACCGCCTGGTGGAGGGCACCTGTCCCCACTGCGGTTCCGACAAGGCGAGGGGGGACCAGTGCGACAATTGCCAGACGTTGCTTGACCCCACCGAGTTGATCAACCCGAAGTGTTCCGTCTGCGGCACCACGCCGGAGCTCAGGAAGACCAAGCACCTGTACATCAACCTTCCCAAGGCGTTGCCGCTTCTGGAGAAGTGGATGGAGAAAGCGTCGGTGGATGGCTTTTGGGCGAACAACGCCATCCAGGTGACGAAGAGCTGGATTCGTGACGGACTGAAGGAGCGGGCCATCACCCGCGACCTGAAGTGGGGGATTCCCGTTCCGATGAAAGGGTACGAGGACAAGGTGTTCTACGTGTGGTTCGACGCCCCGATCGGCTATGTGTCCATCAGCGCGTACGCCACGGAAGATTGGAAGAAGTGGTGGTTTGATCCTGAGCACACCGAACTGTTCCAGTTCATTGGCAAGGACAACATTCCGTTCCATACGGTGATCTTCCCCTCCTGCCAGTTGGCCACCGGCCAGAACTGGACGATGCTCCATCACATGAGCTCCACCGAATACCTGAACTACGAAGGTGGGAAGTTCTCCAAATCCAACGGCATCGGCATTTTCGGCAACGATGTGGAATCAACGGGCATTCCCGCCGACGTGTGGCGGTTCTACCTGTACTACAACCGTCCGGAAACCAGTGATTTCACCTTCACCTGGCAGGATTTTCAGGAGAAGGTCAACAAGGAGTTGATCGGCAACCTGTCAAATCTGGTCAATCGGACGCTGACGTTCACCAAGAAATTCATGGACGGTCATCTGGACGCAGGAGCGGTGGATGAGACGTTCCACCAAACGGCGCTGGAGTATGAGAAACGGATCGATGCGTTGATGGAACGGGCCGACGAACGTGAAGCCCTCCGGACCATTCTGGAGCTTTCGTCCGCCGGCAACAAGCTGTTCCAGGACAGCGAGCCGTGGAAACTGCGCACCACCGATCCTGTCCAGGCAGAGAAGATGCTCCGCACCCTGACCTGGTTGATCAGGGATCTGGGGGTGATGTGCGCGCCGTACATGCCGACTACCGCGGAGAAGCTGCTTGGTTTCATCGGCCAGGAGAAGGCCACGTGGAAGGATCTGGGCGCCTGGGGTGGGGCGGTGGATGTCGGTGAAGTTTCCTTGTTGTTCTCCCGTCTGGAGGATGAGACGATCGCCACACTCAGAGAGCGGTTCTCCGGAAGCCAGAAAGAACGGGAAGCCAAGGAACATGCCGCACAAGCGGCGGAAGAAGCAAAGAAAGGGGGGGAACTCATGTTGGATCCATCAAAAAGCATCGCGGAGCAATTCTCCGAGCATGTCATTCTGAAAGTTGCGAAGATCACCAATGTCGAGAAGCATCCTGGCGGGGATAAACTGTTCATCCTTACGTTGGACGTCGGAGAAGAAGAACCGAGGACCATCGTCAGTTCCATTGTGCCGTTCTACAAGGCGGAGGAACTGCAGGATCATCACATCGTGCTGGTCTCAAACCTCAAGCCGGCCAATTTCCGCGGGGTGAAGAGCTGTGGAATGTTGCTTGCCGCCACCGATCCTACCGCCGCCGATCCGCACAGCACCTGCGAAGTGTTGTTCCCCGATGACATTCCGGTCGGCACGGTGCTGGAGCCCCAAGGGTATGCCGAGCCGACGGAAAAACTGAGCTATGTCAAACCGGACATGTTCTTCTCCATGCCTCTGTCCACCCATGACGGCGTGCTCACCGTCGATGAAAAGCCGGTGATGAGCAAAGACGGGCTGACGGTTCACGCGAAGAAGTACCTGAACGGCCCGGTGGGCTGATGTTCCTTTCTCCCATCCCGATGGAGGAGTTGGATGGGAACCTCTGCATGCAGAGTTCCTATTGGGCTCGCCTGAAGGAGAAGCATGGGTGGGAGGCGTATGCGTTCCGCATGCGCAAATCCACCCTGCTGGTGTTGGTGCGCAGGTTCCTGCGGTTCTTCACCTTTGCCTACGTTCCGTTCGGACCTCAGGAGGATGTGGATCTTTCTCGTCTTTCCCGTCAATTGGTTCCTTTTCTTCCCAAACACCTGTTCGTCATCCGCTACGATCTTCCCTATGGAAGTGGGGCGGAAGGTCGGTCATTGGTCGTCCAACAGGAAAGCGTCCAACCGGACGCCACCGTGGTGATCGACCTGAAGCCGGGGTATGAGACGGTCTGTTCCGGTTATCGGCAACGGGCACGCCGTGCACTGCAGAAGAGCAAGGATCGTGTGTTGGTGAAGCTGTGGGACGGGGACGAGGAAACGTTCCGTCAGTGGTACGGAGTGTACCTGGAGACGGGAAGCCGGGATGGGTTTTCCACCCGCAGTGAAGCGTATCTCAGGGATGTGCTCTCCCTCTCTGATGCCAAGGTGGAGTCCCGCCTGTTTGTCGCGTGGCGTGACGGGAAGGTGGTGGGAGGAACGATCCTGCTGGCCAACCAGAGGGAAGCGATCTATCTGTTCGGCGCTTCGAAGCGGATGCCGGACTGTACCTGCAGTTACGCGTTGCAGGACGCGATGATCCAGTACAGTATCCAGACAGGCCGTACGGTGTATGATCTGTTCGGCGTCAGTGGAAATGACGGCAGAGGATCGCACTTGGCGTCATTGGATTTGTTCAAGACTGCGTTTGGGGGGCGGAGGATTGCCCGGCGTCCGACGTGTGACTGGCCTGCCGACCGCCTCGTCTATGCGTTGTTTTCTTCTGCGGAGAAGATCCGCTATCGCCACAGCCGAGGCGCTTCACCTCGGCAATGAACCGGTCTCCCCGGTCAAATTCATTGGTAAACAGCTCAAACGAAGCGCAACCCGGAGAAAGGATCACCATGTCGGGGTGCTCCGGATGCGCTGCGGCGTCTTGCTTGGCTGATGAGAACGCCTGTTCCACCGCTTCCTTCATGGTGGCGAACGGCCCTTGGAACGGAATCTTCCGTTCCTCAAGAAGCGGGATCAGCTTGCGGGTGGTGAAGGAGCCGTCCAGTAACGTGACGCTTCCCGCCTGGGCCAGGTCATCGGCCATCGCATCGGCGGAAAGGTTTTTGTCCGTTCCCCCGGTGATCAGGTGGATCGTCGCCATCCGGTAATGGGACAGGGAGAAATGGACCGCCTCGGCGATCGTCGCGGCGCTGTCATTGATGAACGTGATTCCGTCGACGACACATACCAGTTGGCAACGGTGAGGGACGCCGGGGAAGGTGGAGAGGGCGGTCTTGACCGCTCTGGGTTTGAAAGAAAGCGCCGTGAGGGCGAGAGCCGCGGATCTCAGGGTGTCCGGGCAGGCCGAAGGAGCTTTGTCCAGCGAGCGGACCCTGCGTTTGTCGATGTGGCAGGAAGATGCCACCACGTCGACCAGTTCCGGAGGGACGATGATCACGCCATCCCCTTTCTGGAACAGCTTCAGCTTGTCCTCCAGATAGTGCTGCATCGAGTCATAGCTGTTTTGGTGGTCAGGATAAAACGAGGTGAGGATCGTCGCGGAAAACGGCGGCATGGCGTCTCCCAACGCCGCATAGGTGTCGCGGATCTGCCAGGAACTCATTTCGATGATCAGGTATTCTGGAACGGGCTTTTCTTTCTTCTCCCATGAAGAAAGGACGGTGAACGCGCTGATGCCCATGTTGCCGCACAGCTGTGTCTGGTGGCCCAGATGGGTCAGGGCATGGGAGATGGCGAAGCAGGTGGTTGTTTTTCCCTTGGTTCCGGTGACGACAATCGTCTTGATGATGGAAAATTCGGGGGAAGTGAACAGATAATACATGTCGTTGCGTACCAGCTTGGCGTCTTTGAGCAACGGATTATCCGGGGGGATGGACGGGTTTTTGATGACGACGTCCGCCCAGCGGAAATCCTCTTCCCTGTGCTGGCCGGTGATGCAGACGGCACCGCGTTTGGTCAACGCGTCGACCTCGTCTTTCAATTGCTCGCCGCCTTTCAGGTCGGTGACGCGCACCTGTTCCCCATGGTCCAGAAAATACTGGGCCGCGGCATAACCGCCTCCGTTGACCCCCAGGCCGAATACCAGTACGTTCATCAGCTTCATGATACCAGACTGGGGGAAAGGGGACAAGACCGACTGGGGAAAAAGATCGTGTTCCTCTTGACGCAAGGGGGGTATCTTCGCATAATGGTCGGGTAATTATGTCCGACTTCCGTAAAATCGGAATAGGAGAAGGAGCTCAACTGTGCCTTGCGGTAGAAAAAGAAAAAAGCATAAGATCGCCACACACAAGCGGAAAAAACGCCTTCGGATGATGAGGCACAAGAAGAAGTAATTCCCGCTTGGTGATCAAGCTTACCAAACAAAAATCCGTCGGTCGCTCCGGCGGATTTTTTTTGGTCTGATACCCATGGTCTGTTTTGTTGACCTTTTTCCCGATTGTATGGTAAGGTGTAATGTAACCTCTTTATCCACCTTGAGGTGGATCATTTAGTCCGCAAGGAGGAACCATGAGAAATTATGAGTTCACCGTCATCTTCGACGGAGAAGATGAGAAATCGAAGAAGGGCTTGGAAGCGGTCGCAGAGATGTTCAAGAACGCGAACGTGACGATCACCAAGCAGGATGACATGGGAATCAGGCAGTTCGCCTATCCCATCAAGAAACAAGACAAAGGTCATTACGTCTATTACGAGCTGCAGGCCGAACCGACGTCGATGGACGAGTTCGAGAAAGAGTTGCAACTTAATCCGAACGTATTGAAATACCTGTTCGTCAACAAGAGCAAGTAACAGAAAAGAGGAGGAATTCCATGGCGACTGATTTGAACGTGGTAGCCCTTGTGGGTCGCCTTACCAGAGACGCCGAGATCCGCTATACACAGGGCGGTTCGGGGATCTGTCATTTTTCCATCGCGGTCAACCGGAGAAAGAGGACGGGAGACAACCAGTGGGAGGATGAGGCGAACTTCTTTGACTGCTCACTGTTCGGAAAGACAGCCATTTCGATGCAACCCTATCTTCTGAAGGGCAAGCAGGTTTCCATTCTTGGCGAACTGCGCCAGGGCAAATGGGAATCGGACGGCCAGCAGAGGAGCAAGGTGGAGATCGTGGTGAATTCCCTCCAGTTGCTTGGGTCGAACCCCAACGCGTCTTCCTCGTATGGACAGAACTCTGCTCCATCCGCACCGAAGAGCGCGCCAAAGAGCACGCCAGAGACGGCGGCCGCTCCGCAGACAGCGGAGGAAGAACCGGCATCCGGTGGGCCTGACCAGTTCGATGACGACACGATTCCATTCTAATTCTAAGGAGCATACGCATGAACGATCGCGATGAAAAAGATGAAGACCTCATGGATGATGAGGACATGATGGACAAAGGCGGCAAATATGACCGCAAAGGGAACGGCGGCATGCATGGCAAGCCGATGTTCAAGAAGAAGATCTGCAAGTTCTGCACCCAGAAGAGCGAACCGGATTACAAGAATCCTGATCAGCTCCGCAGGTTCACTACGGAACGGGGCAAGATTCTGCCCGCCCGCATCACGGGTTGCTGCGCCAAACATCAGCGCAAACTGACGGCGGAGATCAAGAAGGCGAGGGTTCTGGCCTATCTGCCGTTCGAGAAGCCTTGGTGATGGAACGGTATGACGGGACAAGACAAACGGAATGTTACGGCAACAGCCGTAGCAGTGGGCCTGAGCGTCCTCTTCTCGTATCTGGATCTGCTCTCTCTGCTGTACACCATTCCGGTAATCGTCGCCTCGTCATGGTACCGTGATGGGAGGAGGCTGCTTCCCGCAGCGGTCGCCGGGTTTCTGGTTGTCTCACTCACGTTGGTGAGCAACCGAGAGGCGTTCGGCACCGATTCGGGACGGTTGGCGATCCTCATCGCGTTGTTCATCCCTGTAGTGGTTTGGATTTCCGCTCTTCTCTGGATTGGGTTGGACGGAAAACGGTTTTTGACACGATTTTTGGCAAGTTCAGCGGTTCCGGTAATCGCTTCACTGGCGGTTCTTGTGGTATTTGCCGTACAGGCGGATGCCGCGAAGGTCTTGGATGGTTACTTTTCCAAGACGTTTGTGGACCTTTTCCAGGAAATCGCCATCCATGGCGAAGCGGATCCCGTCGTCAACGCGAACCTCACCAAGTTGTACCGCATGGTGGTGCAGGTGATGGGGGCGGTGTTGGGGCCTATGATGATGACCGTCTGTGGAGTGAATGCGTTCATCGCGCTTTCCATCCAACAGAAGGGTACCGTCAGGCTGACGGAAAAGGTGCTTACCTGGCGCCTTCCGCAGGATTGGGTCTGGGCGTTTCTGGGACTTTGGTTCACCGTGGCGCTTGGATACTTCCTTTCCTGGCCGTACCTGGTGAAGGCGTTGGTCATCAATGTGGCCTTGAGCGTCTCCCTCCTGTATGAGCTTCAGGGATTTGCCATCCTGCTGTTCTGGCTTCGGAAGCGTCATGTGACGCTGACAGCCGGCAAGCTGTTTGGATGGGTGATCGTGTTGGTGCTGTTCCTGCCAGGGATGAACATGGTGGGTGTCTTGGCGCTTCTCGTTGTGGGAGTGTTGGAGACATGGTTTGAATTTCGGAGAAAAGACAAGGAGATTTCCTATGAAAATCATTCTTAATCAAGATGTGACGAACCTCGGTGAAGAGGGAGATGTCGTAACGGTAAAAGACGGTTACGGCCGTAACTATCTGTTGCCGTACAAGATGGCTGTTCCCTATACGCCGGGTAACATCGCCCAGGTGAAAGCCCGGGCTGCGGCGATCGAGAAGCGCAAGCAGGAGAAGCGCGCGGCAAGCGCGTCCCTGAAAGAGAAGCTGGATGCCATGACGATCAACATGATCGTCTCCGCCGGTGAGAACGGCAAGCTGTTCGGTTCCATCACGTCCGCGATGGTCCAGGCTGAGCTGTCCAAGCAGGGTGTGGAGATCGAAAAGAAGAAAATCGATGTCCCGACCCACGCCATCAAGATGACGGGTACCTATGAAGTGCGCGTCCATCTGTATGAGGACGAGTACTCTCTGGTCAAGCTGGTGGTGGAGAGCGAGGCTGAGGTGAAGGCCAAGGCTGCCGCGGAAGCGGAGAAAGCCAAGGCGGAAGCCGCTGCCGCAGCCAAAGCAACCAAGGAAGCGGAAGAAGCCGCGAAGGCCGCTGAAGCCGCACCTGCTGCCGAGGCTGCTCCTGCTGAAGAAGCTCCTGCCGCGGAAGCAGCGCCGGCTGCCGAGGAACCGAAGGCTGAAGAAGCCCAACCGACCGCGGAGTGAGAACGCTTTGAGCGCGTTGATGGGACGTGTCCCTCCCAATGATGTTGAGGCGGAAAAGGCCCTTCTGGGGTTGCTCATCCAGAACAGCAAGCTGATCGATGAGATTCAGACGATGCTGCGTCCGGATGACTTTTACCAGAAGAGCCATGTTTCCATCTACGCGCAACTGCTTTCCTTCAAGCAGAAGAATCTGAAGGAGACATTGGACTTCCGTTCGTTTGCCGTATTTCTGACCAACGAAGGGAAGCTCGATGAATGCGGCGGGTTGTCCTATCTGGTCGAACTGACCAATTCAGAGAAGATCGGATTCGCGACCAACGCCGTCTATTACGCCCAGACGATCCGAAGCCTTTCCCGGCGAAGGAAGCTGATCGACTTCACCGCGTCGCTGCATGAGCAGGCGTTCGACATCTCCGAGGACATCCAAGGGGTAATCGA
This DNA window, taken from Sphaerochaeta sp., encodes the following:
- the rpsF gene encoding 30S ribosomal protein S6, producing MRNYEFTVIFDGEDEKSKKGLEAVAEMFKNANVTITKQDDMGIRQFAYPIKKQDKGHYVYYELQAEPTSMDEFEKELQLNPNVLKYLFVNKSK
- the ssb gene encoding single-stranded DNA-binding protein, which translates into the protein MATDLNVVALVGRLTRDAEIRYTQGGSGICHFSIAVNRRKRTGDNQWEDEANFFDCSLFGKTAISMQPYLLKGKQVSILGELRQGKWESDGQQRSKVEIVVNSLQLLGSNPNASSSYGQNSAPSAPKSAPKSTPETAAAPQTAEEEPASGGPDQFDDDTIPF
- the rpsR gene encoding 30S ribosomal protein S18; protein product: MMDKGGKYDRKGNGGMHGKPMFKKKICKFCTQKSEPDYKNPDQLRRFTTERGKILPARITGCCAKHQRKLTAEIKKARVLAYLPFEKPW
- the rplI gene encoding 50S ribosomal protein L9, which produces MKIILNQDVTNLGEEGDVVTVKDGYGRNYLLPYKMAVPYTPGNIAQVKARAAAIEKRKQEKRAASASLKEKLDAMTINMIVSAGENGKLFGSITSAMVQAELSKQGVEIEKKKIDVPTHAIKMTGTYEVRVHLYEDEYSLVKLVVESEAEVKAKAAAEAEKAKAEAAAAAKATKEAEEAAKAAEAAPAAEAAPAEEAPAAEAAPAAEEPKAEEAQPTAE